A genomic region of Bombus terrestris chromosome 12, iyBomTerr1.2, whole genome shotgun sequence contains the following coding sequences:
- the LOC100643859 gene encoding anoctamin-4 isoform X1, with amino-acid sequence MDNNELQVEDETQNTHNRRVSISISNTSVTESSTNESQTNVNAVGTENSPSKASSTSSSPRRTATNSTKSNSPSVNENTRVENSKEIIYKMDKNGIQSNGSPMTNKKFSRSSVYPSGTNLTARDAFGPKLTIPATPEDTPPLLETPIFTEDIPRNSLLQKDSSSEGEVDPETLYFRDGRRRIDMVLVYQEEYTGVMTELEARRKEQRRVFQQNLLKEGLQLELEPKENSFDGKTYFLKLHIPWKIKVQYAEVMNLKLPTKRFITISVKAWQSNEDVKESPKFWEKWIQWVRKIHTWDTKKYPEEPSFYNSIDSGDREEKFVVKDRDTAYTPAQRSLIVMQILSRARYDENHEKAGIRRLLADGTYLDCFSLHEGPYNRPGFNGEILDRYLLYLIWARPSQWYKRQPLWLIRRYFGEKVALYFAWLGFYTKCLYAPAIVGLLCFMYGVGSMDGPDNIPSKEICDYNIAGNITLCPLCDKACTYQKLGESCIFSKLSYLFDNPATVFFAIFMSFWATTFLELWKRRQAVIIWEWDLQNVESDEEPRPEFETTVKTFRINPVTREREPYLPVWSKAVRSCATSSMVFFMICVVLGAVLGTIISRISLVAVFYGGGGPFLKKHAKIFTSMTAALINLIIIMILTRVYHRLARWMVNMENPRTQTEYESSFTFKIFLFEFVNFYSSLIYIAFFKGRFFVHPGDADARSSEFFRIKTDVCDPAGCLSEVCIQLAIIMVGKQCFNNFVEILSPKLWNWWRKRNHVAATKDHGRPYTYWEKDYQLQDPGRLALFDEYLEMILQYGFVTLFVAAFPLAPLFALLNNIAEIRLDAYKMVREARRPLAERVEDIGAWYGILRGVTYVAVVSNAFVIAYTSDFIPRSVYAIVYSPTEDLVGYIDSSLSEFNTSDYRDDMKSDMDKKHPVTCQYRGYRNGPDHSNDPYGLSPQYWHVFAARLAFVVVFEHIVFALTGIMSYVIPAVPRSLATQLQRERLLAQEAKYEKGIKGREDEDDILSVLREAGSIGGRAAGGGRGSWARRFSKLSDGLDAHVDVTSRHNRNSDGSTVWEVT; translated from the exons ATGGATAACAACGAACTTCAAGTCGAGGATGAGACACAg AACACTCATAACAGACGAGTGAGTATATCCATAAGCAACACAAGTGTTACCGAATCAAGTACAAATGAATCTCAAACGAACGTGAATGCGGTGGGAACGGAGAATTCGCCATCGAAAGCGTCATCGACAAGTTCCTCGCCCCGAAGAACCGCTACGAATTCCACAAAATCGAATTCTCCCAGTGTGAACGAAAACACGAGAGTTGAAAATAGCAAGGaaatcatttacaaaatggataAAAATGGTATTCAATCGAATGGATCGCCGATGACGAACAAAAAATTTTCCAGAAGCAGCGTTTACCCCTCGGGAACAAATCTGACTGCTCGGGATGCTTTTG GTCCCAAGCTTACAATACCAGCGACACCGGAAGACACTCCACCCTTATTGGAAACGCCAATATTTACTGAAGATATACCGAGAAATTCTTTATTGCAAAAGGATTCATCCTCAGAGGGGGAAGTGGATCCCGAAACACTTTACTTCCG AGATGGTCGTAGACGCATTGATATGGTGTTAGTGTATCAGGAGGAGTACACTGGAGTGATGACGGAATTAGAAGCACGTCGAAAAGAACAAAGACGCGTTTTCCAACAGAATCTATTAAAAGAGGGTTTGCAGTTGGAACTGGAACCAAAAGAAAACTCCTTCGACGGGAAAACTTACTTCTTGAAGTTGCACATTCCATGGAAGATTAAAGTTCAATACGCTGAAGTGATGAACTTGAAATTACCCACCAAAAGGTTCATTACTATTTCTGTTAAGGCTTGG CAAAGTAACGAAGACGTGAAAGAAAGCCCGAAATTTTGGGAGAAATGGATACAATGGGTAAGAAAGATACATACTTGGGATACGAAGAAGTATCCGGAAGAGCCTAGCTTTTATAACAGCATTGATTCTGGCGATCGAGAAGAGAA ATTCGTAGTAAAGGATAGAGATACAGCTTATACACCTGCACAAAGGTCTTTGATAGTAATGCAAATATTATCGAGGGCACGGTACGACGAAAATCACGAGAAAGCAGGTATTCGTCGACTTTTGGCGGATGGCACTTATCTCGACTGCTTTTCTCTGCACGAGGGCCCGTATAATAGACCTGGATTCAATGGCGAAATTCTCGACAGATATTTACTGTACTTGATATGGGCTAGACCTTCGCAATG GTACAAAAGGCAACCCCTCTGGTTGATTAGACGATATTTCGGTGAAAAAGTGGCTCTTTACTTTGCATGGCTAGGATTTTACACAAAATGTTTATACGCTCCAGCGATTGTTGGCCTTTTGTGCTTTATGTATGGTGTAGGAAGCATGGATGGACCTGATAATATACCCAGTAAAGAAATATGTGATTATAATATAGCAG gaaatattacattatgcccTCTCTGCGATAAAGCATGTACTTATCAAAAGCTCGGCGAGTCTTGCATATTCTCAAAACTAAGTTACTTGTTCGACAACCCTGCCACTGTCTTCTTTGCCATCTTCATGTCGTTTTGGG CCACGACATTTCTTGAGTTATGGAAACGAAGGCAAGCTGTAATAATTTGGGAATGGGATCTCCAGAACGTTGAAAGTGACGAAGAACCTCGACCTGAGTTTGAAACTACAGTGAAAACATTTCGAATAAATCCTGTGACCAGGGAAAGAGAACCTTACCTACCAGTATGGTCTAAGGCTGTACGTTCTTGTGCCACCAGTTCCATGGTATTTTTTATG ATATGTGTTGTTTTGGGTGCTGTTCTGGGAACCATTATTTCTCGAATATCGCTGGTAGCCGTATTTTATGGCGGTGGAGGTCCATTTTTAAAGAAGCACGCGAAAATTTTTACCTCCATGACTGCcgctttaattaatttaattataatcatgATTCTTACACGAGTGTATCATCGTTTAGCGCGATGGATGGTGAACATGGAGAATCCCAGAACGCAGACTGAGTACGAATCCAGTTTCACATTCAAGATATTTCTCTTCGagtttgtcaatttttattcATCTCTCATCTATATAGCCTTCTTTAAA GGTAGGTTTTTTGTTCATCCCGGAGACGCAGACGCACGATCTTCTGAATTCTTTCGTATAAAAACGGACGTGTGCGATCCAGCTGGATGTCTGTCGGAAGTTTGTATACAGCTCGCCATTATAATGGTGGGCAAGCAGTGCTTCAATAATTTTGTCGAGATACTGTCACCAAAACTGTGGAATTGGTGGCGTAAAAGAAACCACGTTGCGGCTACGAAAGATCACGGCAGACCGTATACTTATTGGGAAAAGGATTATCAGTTGCAGGATCCCGGAAGACTAGCGCTCTTTGACGAATATTTGGAAATGA TTTTACAGTACGGATTCGTGACCTTGTTCGTCGCTGCATTCCCATTAGCACCATTGTTCGCGTTATTAAACAATATAGCTGAGATACGGCTTGACGCATACAAAATGGTAAGAGAGGCGAGAAGACCATTAGCAGAGAGAGTGGAAGATATAGGAGCTTGGTATGGTATACTACGTGGAGTAACTTACGTTGCTGTAGTGTCGAAC GCGTTCGTCATCGCATACACGTCAGATTTTATCCCCCGTAGCGTTTATGCTATCGTTTACTCTCCCACGGAGGATCTAGTGGGTTATATCGACAGTTCTCTATCGGAATTCAACACATCAGATTATAGAGATGACATGAAAAGTGATATGGATAAAAAACATCCGGTAACTTGTCAGTATAGAGGTTACAGAAATGGACCGGATCATTCAAACGATCCATACGGACTCAGCCCGCAATATTGGCATGTTTTCGCAGCCCGTTTGGCCTTTGTCGTTGTTTTTGAACATATC gtTTTCGCCCTAACTGGCATTATGAGTTATGTGATACCGGCTGTACCTCGTTCTTTAGCGACTCAATTGCAACGAGAGCGTTTATTAGCTCAAGAAGCCAAGTATGAGAAAGGTATAAAGGGCAGAGAAGACGAAGATGATATTTTATCGGTGCTTAGAGAAGCAGGTAGTATTGGAGGAAGAGCTGCAGGCGGTGGTAGAGGTAGCTGGGCAAGACGTTTCAGCAAATTGAGCGACGGCTTAGATGCCCACGTCGACGTAACTTCCAGGCATAACAGAAACAGTGATGGTTCAACCGTATGGGAAGTGACATGA
- the LOC100643859 gene encoding anoctamin-4 isoform X2, which yields MDNNELQVEDETQNTHNRRVSISISNTSVTESSTNESQTNVNAVGTENSPSKASSTSSSPRRTATNSTKSNSPSVNENTRVENSKEIIYKMDKNGIQSNGSPMTNKKFSRSSVYPSGTNLTARDAFGPKLTIPATPEDTPPLLETPIFTEDIPRNSLLQKDSSSEGEVDPETLYFRDGRRRIDMVLVYQEEYTGVMTELEARRKEQRRVFQQNLLKEGLQLELEPKENSFDGKTYFLKLHIPWKIKVQYAEVMNLKLPTKRFITISVKAWQSNEDVKESPKFWEKWIQWVRKIHTWDTKKYPEEPSFYNSIDSGDREEKFVVKDRDTAYTPAQRSLIVMQILSRARYDENHEKAGIRRLLADGTYLDCFSLHEGPYNRPGFNGEILDRYLLYLIWARPSQWYKRQPLWLIRRYFGEKVALYFAWLGFYTKCLYAPAIVGLLCFMYGVGSMDGPDNIPSKEICDYNIAGNITLCPLCDKACTYQKLGESCIFSKLSYLFDNPATVFFAIFMSFWATTFLELWKRRQAVIIWEWDLQNVESDEEPRPEFETTVKTFRINPVTREREPYLPVWSKAVRSCATSSMVFFMGRFFVHPGDADARSSEFFRIKTDVCDPAGCLSEVCIQLAIIMVGKQCFNNFVEILSPKLWNWWRKRNHVAATKDHGRPYTYWEKDYQLQDPGRLALFDEYLEMILQYGFVTLFVAAFPLAPLFALLNNIAEIRLDAYKMVREARRPLAERVEDIGAWYGILRGVTYVAVVSNAFVIAYTSDFIPRSVYAIVYSPTEDLVGYIDSSLSEFNTSDYRDDMKSDMDKKHPVTCQYRGYRNGPDHSNDPYGLSPQYWHVFAARLAFVVVFEHIVFALTGIMSYVIPAVPRSLATQLQRERLLAQEAKYEKGIKGREDEDDILSVLREAGSIGGRAAGGGRGSWARRFSKLSDGLDAHVDVTSRHNRNSDGSTVWEVT from the exons ATGGATAACAACGAACTTCAAGTCGAGGATGAGACACAg AACACTCATAACAGACGAGTGAGTATATCCATAAGCAACACAAGTGTTACCGAATCAAGTACAAATGAATCTCAAACGAACGTGAATGCGGTGGGAACGGAGAATTCGCCATCGAAAGCGTCATCGACAAGTTCCTCGCCCCGAAGAACCGCTACGAATTCCACAAAATCGAATTCTCCCAGTGTGAACGAAAACACGAGAGTTGAAAATAGCAAGGaaatcatttacaaaatggataAAAATGGTATTCAATCGAATGGATCGCCGATGACGAACAAAAAATTTTCCAGAAGCAGCGTTTACCCCTCGGGAACAAATCTGACTGCTCGGGATGCTTTTG GTCCCAAGCTTACAATACCAGCGACACCGGAAGACACTCCACCCTTATTGGAAACGCCAATATTTACTGAAGATATACCGAGAAATTCTTTATTGCAAAAGGATTCATCCTCAGAGGGGGAAGTGGATCCCGAAACACTTTACTTCCG AGATGGTCGTAGACGCATTGATATGGTGTTAGTGTATCAGGAGGAGTACACTGGAGTGATGACGGAATTAGAAGCACGTCGAAAAGAACAAAGACGCGTTTTCCAACAGAATCTATTAAAAGAGGGTTTGCAGTTGGAACTGGAACCAAAAGAAAACTCCTTCGACGGGAAAACTTACTTCTTGAAGTTGCACATTCCATGGAAGATTAAAGTTCAATACGCTGAAGTGATGAACTTGAAATTACCCACCAAAAGGTTCATTACTATTTCTGTTAAGGCTTGG CAAAGTAACGAAGACGTGAAAGAAAGCCCGAAATTTTGGGAGAAATGGATACAATGGGTAAGAAAGATACATACTTGGGATACGAAGAAGTATCCGGAAGAGCCTAGCTTTTATAACAGCATTGATTCTGGCGATCGAGAAGAGAA ATTCGTAGTAAAGGATAGAGATACAGCTTATACACCTGCACAAAGGTCTTTGATAGTAATGCAAATATTATCGAGGGCACGGTACGACGAAAATCACGAGAAAGCAGGTATTCGTCGACTTTTGGCGGATGGCACTTATCTCGACTGCTTTTCTCTGCACGAGGGCCCGTATAATAGACCTGGATTCAATGGCGAAATTCTCGACAGATATTTACTGTACTTGATATGGGCTAGACCTTCGCAATG GTACAAAAGGCAACCCCTCTGGTTGATTAGACGATATTTCGGTGAAAAAGTGGCTCTTTACTTTGCATGGCTAGGATTTTACACAAAATGTTTATACGCTCCAGCGATTGTTGGCCTTTTGTGCTTTATGTATGGTGTAGGAAGCATGGATGGACCTGATAATATACCCAGTAAAGAAATATGTGATTATAATATAGCAG gaaatattacattatgcccTCTCTGCGATAAAGCATGTACTTATCAAAAGCTCGGCGAGTCTTGCATATTCTCAAAACTAAGTTACTTGTTCGACAACCCTGCCACTGTCTTCTTTGCCATCTTCATGTCGTTTTGGG CCACGACATTTCTTGAGTTATGGAAACGAAGGCAAGCTGTAATAATTTGGGAATGGGATCTCCAGAACGTTGAAAGTGACGAAGAACCTCGACCTGAGTTTGAAACTACAGTGAAAACATTTCGAATAAATCCTGTGACCAGGGAAAGAGAACCTTACCTACCAGTATGGTCTAAGGCTGTACGTTCTTGTGCCACCAGTTCCATGGTATTTTTTATG GGTAGGTTTTTTGTTCATCCCGGAGACGCAGACGCACGATCTTCTGAATTCTTTCGTATAAAAACGGACGTGTGCGATCCAGCTGGATGTCTGTCGGAAGTTTGTATACAGCTCGCCATTATAATGGTGGGCAAGCAGTGCTTCAATAATTTTGTCGAGATACTGTCACCAAAACTGTGGAATTGGTGGCGTAAAAGAAACCACGTTGCGGCTACGAAAGATCACGGCAGACCGTATACTTATTGGGAAAAGGATTATCAGTTGCAGGATCCCGGAAGACTAGCGCTCTTTGACGAATATTTGGAAATGA TTTTACAGTACGGATTCGTGACCTTGTTCGTCGCTGCATTCCCATTAGCACCATTGTTCGCGTTATTAAACAATATAGCTGAGATACGGCTTGACGCATACAAAATGGTAAGAGAGGCGAGAAGACCATTAGCAGAGAGAGTGGAAGATATAGGAGCTTGGTATGGTATACTACGTGGAGTAACTTACGTTGCTGTAGTGTCGAAC GCGTTCGTCATCGCATACACGTCAGATTTTATCCCCCGTAGCGTTTATGCTATCGTTTACTCTCCCACGGAGGATCTAGTGGGTTATATCGACAGTTCTCTATCGGAATTCAACACATCAGATTATAGAGATGACATGAAAAGTGATATGGATAAAAAACATCCGGTAACTTGTCAGTATAGAGGTTACAGAAATGGACCGGATCATTCAAACGATCCATACGGACTCAGCCCGCAATATTGGCATGTTTTCGCAGCCCGTTTGGCCTTTGTCGTTGTTTTTGAACATATC gtTTTCGCCCTAACTGGCATTATGAGTTATGTGATACCGGCTGTACCTCGTTCTTTAGCGACTCAATTGCAACGAGAGCGTTTATTAGCTCAAGAAGCCAAGTATGAGAAAGGTATAAAGGGCAGAGAAGACGAAGATGATATTTTATCGGTGCTTAGAGAAGCAGGTAGTATTGGAGGAAGAGCTGCAGGCGGTGGTAGAGGTAGCTGGGCAAGACGTTTCAGCAAATTGAGCGACGGCTTAGATGCCCACGTCGACGTAACTTCCAGGCATAACAGAAACAGTGATGGTTCAACCGTATGGGAAGTGACATGA